ATTCATTAGTGGAAAACTCTAAAAGCGGCCCGGTAACATCCATGATCAACATCAACTCTGACAATGGAGATCTACACAGTTTACAGTCTTTTAACTATGAGGAGATCAAAACGTTTCAGTTTAAAGTTCAGGCCACAGACTCTGGTGTTCCTCCTCTGAGCAGTAACGtgactgtaaatgtgtttatccTGGATGAGAATGACAACAGTCCCGCGATTCTCGCGCCCTATTCCGAGCTCGGTTCCGTGAACACCGAGAACATTCCCTATTCTGCTGAGGCGGGCTACTTTGTGGCCAAGATCAGGGCTGTAGATGCAGACTCTGGTTACAATGCGCTGCTGTCTTACCACATCTCTGAACCCAAAGGAAACAATCTGTTCCGAATCGGAACCAGCAGCGGGGAGATCAGGACTAAGAGGAGAATGAGTGACAATGACCTGAAAACTCACCCGTTGGTCATTTCGGTTGGGGATAACGGAGAGCCCTCACTGTCCGCGACTGTGTCTGTTGATGTTGTGGTTGTTGAAAGCACAGGTGACGTCAAGACTCAGTTCAGACATGTGCCGATAAAGGAGGAGAGTTTCTCGGATTTAAATCTGTATCTGCTGAtcgccattgtgtgtgtgtgcgtcatctTTTTACTGAGTCTCATCAGTTTGATCGCTGTCAAATGTCACAGGACAGACGGCAGTTTGGGCAGGTACAGCACCCCAATGATCACCACACACCCTGACGGGAGCTGGTCTTACTCCAAATCTGCTCAGCACTATGACGTGTGTTTTAGCTCGGACACACTGAAGAGTGACGTAGTGGTTTACCCTGCGTCATTTCCGCCTGCGGATGCGGAACTGATCAGTATTAATGGAGGAGACACTTTTACCAGAACACAAACACTCCCTAGTAAAGACAAGGTAAGACATGTTTATTAAAATGGAggcaaaacacatttttctttccCTTTGTGGTTTTGGTGCCTACTTGATTTCATCATTCAGCATACTTGTTGTGAAAGATTTTACAATGTTGAAATTTTGGGGAAAGACATATTTTCCACCTTATACCTTTTTTATTCACTTCGGttacagtgtttttatttatatattaatattataaattttatttattggcctatatatatatttgtacatatgaCGTAAATGGGTTCTCTGTCCTTGGTGCTGTAAACGCACATTTTCTAAGGAATTTGCAGGTCCGCTATTTTGTCCCGAAAATGTAAACTTATTTACCACCCAAAATAGGCCTATTCTCATTATGTGTGAAAAGTTCATGATAACCTATGAGTTTTATTTTGTGGTTTTGAACTAAAATAATAACTTTGCTGAGCATGTGTGCATTCAAAGACACTGTTTTACAGCCCGGATAGTGTAAAGACTTCGTCTCCTCgggcatttttaaatgtaattaaaatgaacgCTTCTCTAAATGATGGGAGAaactgatattattattattattattattattattattagctattATTAATATTTAGAAAAAGGTATTTCAATTGTCCGCACGATGTCACTAGTCTTTCACTTTACACTAATATTCCCATGACGACTCGAAGCTCCTCCTTGTTTCGTAGCTGATCTCGAGCTGAGGGCTTTGTTCAGATTTCGCCATTGTGTCCGGAGGCTGCTGTAGCGGGGTCATGTGAATAATTCCTTTAGGAGTATGTTATCGGATTTCTACGATTTTGCCATATCCGAGATATATAGACACAATGGAATCCAATGGACGTCACACATTTAGGTGTTGGGTGTCTGTGTACCTACTCTGTCGGCTGTGGGATATAGCAGGCGGGCAGATTGTGTATTCCGTGTCGGAGGAAGCAATCCCAGGCACTACAGTTGGGAATTTAGCGAAGGATTTTAATCTAAATCTCCAGGACCTTGGTGTAAGGGGGTTTCATATCGTGCCGGGACCCAACAAGAGGTATTTCGATGCAAATGTAAAAACTGGAATTCTCCATTTCAGAGAGAGAATTGATCGAGAAGACAAATGCAAACACAATGTCAAATGTTCTCTGCCTTTAGAAGCCATGATTAGCTCACCATTGAACATTTACAGATTTGAAGTCAATGTTTTAGACATTAATGATAATGCACCCGTATTTCAGACAGTATTAACTCATCTGAATATTAGTGAATCAGCTTTTCCAGGGGAGAGGTTCCCGTTATCGAGTGCGTTTGATGCTGATGTGGGCAGTAACTCTGTAAAGAGCTACAAACTGagtcaaaatgaacatttttctcTGGATGTACAAAGCGGAGGAGAACAGACTGTATCTGCTGAGTTAGTGCTGCAGAAAGCTTTAGACAGAGAGAAACAGTCTGTGATCCAGCTCACACTGACCGCTATTGACGGAGGAAAACCTCCCAAATCCGGTTCAATGCAGATTGTAGTTAATGTGCTGGATATTAATGATAATATTCCTGTTTTCAGCAAGTCTTTGTACAAAGCTCGCATAATTGAAAACGCGGCGCGAGGTACTCACGTGACAACTGTTAAAGCTGTTGATTTAGATGAGGGCGTAAACGGTGAAATAATTTATGCGATTGTAAACcaagaaaattacaaaaatataaatgcctATTCGATAAATCCGGAAACAGGTGAAATTACTGTGCAAAACACTGTAGATTACGAGGAGAGGAATGCAGTTGAACTAAGAGTACAAGCAAAAGATAAAGGTCATAACCAGAGAGCAGCACACTGTAAAGTACTAGTGGAAATCGTTGATGTCAATGATAACATACCCGAGATATCTGTGACGTCTTTAGTGAACACAGTAAGGGAAGATGCTCCGATTGACACAATGGTTGGAATGATAACTGTAACTGATAATGATGCTGGCAAAAATGGGCAAGTCACATTGAAAATCCAGGGCTCTGTCCCTTTTAAAGTACAAAACACATACAAGAATTATTATACTTTAGTTGTTAGTGGTCCTCTGGACAGAGAGAGCGCGTCTGAGTATCACGTGACTATCACAGCTACTGATGAAGGGACTCCTCCTCTCTCTAGTACCAGTGTCATTACTGTACACGTTTCTGATGTGAATGACAACGCGCCGCGCTTTCCAGAGCCCGTCATTAATGTTTATGTGAAAGAGAACAGTCAGGTTGGAGCTGTTATTCATACAGTATCTGCTGCTGATCCTGATGTAGCTGATAATGCCCGAATAACATATTCATTAGTGGAAAACTCTAAAAGCGGCCCGGTAACATCCATGATCAACATCAACTCTGACAATGGAGATCTACACAGTTTACAGTCTTTTAACTATGAGGAGATCAAAACGTTTCAGTTTAAAGTTCAGGCCACAGACTCTGGTGTTCCTCCTCTGAGCAGTAACGtgactgtaaatgtgtttatccTGGATGAGAATGACAACAGTCCCGCGATTCTCGCGCCCTATTCCGAGCTCGGTTCCGTGAACACCGAGAACATTCCCTATTCTGCTGAGGCGGGCTACTTTGTGGCCAAGA
This region of Xyrauchen texanus isolate HMW12.3.18 chromosome 23, RBS_HiC_50CHRs, whole genome shotgun sequence genomic DNA includes:
- the LOC127663406 gene encoding protocadherin alpha-3-like isoform X5, which produces MISSPLNIYRFEVNVLDINDNAPVFQTVLTHLNISESAFPGERFPLSSAFDADVGSNSVKSYKLSQNEHFSLDVQSGGEQTVSAELVLQKALDREKQSVIQLTLTAIDGGKPPKSGSMQIVVNVLDINDNIPVFSKSLYKARIIENAARGTHVTTVKAVDLDEGVNGEIIYAIVNQENYKNINAYSINPETGEITVQNTVDYEERNAVELRVQAKDKGHNQRAAHCKVLVEIVDVNDNIPEISVTSLVNTVREDAPIDTMVGMITVTDNDAGKNGQVTLKIQGSVPFKVQNTYKNYYTLVVSGPLDRESASEYHVTITATDEGTPPLSSTSVITVHVSDVNDNAPRFPEPVINVYVKENSQVGAVIHTVSAADPDVADNARITYSLVENSKSGPVTSMININSDNGDLHSLQSFNYEEIKTFQFKVQATDSGVPPLSSNVTVNVFILDENDNSPAILAPYSELGSVNTENIPYSAEAGYFVAKIRAVDADSGYNALLSYHISEPKGNNLFRIGTSSGEIRTKRRMSDNDLKTHPLVISVGDNGEPSLSATVSVDVVVVESTGDVKTQFRHVPIKEESFSDLNLYLLIAIVCVCVIFLLSLISLIAVKCHRTDGSLGRYSTPMITTHPDGSWSYSKSAQQYDVCFSSDTLKSDVVVFPASFPPADAELISINGGDTFTRTQTLPSKDKPKAPNADWRYSASLRAGMQSSVHMEESSVMQGAQGVLVQNWPTVSSAADNEGGEVSPPVGAGVDSNSWHFRYGPGPGGPPPHLKPGEVPPEAFIIPGSPAIISIRQGQDGDDKSDFITFGKKEEKKKKKKKKDKKDKREKGKDDDD